Genomic DNA from Oncorhynchus tshawytscha isolate Ot180627B linkage group LG04, Otsh_v2.0, whole genome shotgun sequence:
AATTTGTGCTGGTTTTTGTACACGTAACTAATCCCAGATCCAATACCTGGAAAAAACAACATTGGTTTTGTTTAGTTGGtgagcccccccaaaaaacaaaggCTTTAGGTGGGCCGCCCACCACAGCACAGAACTTGGCAACTGCTTCTGGTTGGTCAGTACTAGTGCCGGATGGTTTTACTACGGTTCGCCATGTACTGTACCTAACTTACCTATTCAGCATTCAACTGTTGAGATTATTGTAAGCAAATACAATTCAGGTAACACCAATATGGTGGATGTTTATTGTAACTGTGGATTACAATAAACATGTTTATTGTAACTCTGATTTTGCTTTCGCCTGCAACAGAAAGTCTCGAGGAGGTTCACCCTGTAAAAGGATGGATCAGAGAGGACAGTGGGTAACCCACCATTGATCTGTCTCTGGGGTATCCCTGCTACAAGGAGCACATCTGGGGTGTGCATGAGCTTGGTCACCATGGAGACATCCAGCTGTTCCATGCCGGGGCCAAACATGGCGTAGCGCGGCTCAGTGGCGGTGGGCACCAGCGACTGGAGGAAGGAAGTCACAACGCTGTATGGCGGCCTCTGGGGAAACCATTGCTGTCTGCAGGCTGGGTAGCCCTTTAGATAACTAAGAAGAGACAGGCAATTATTACTTAGGTAGGCAGGGAGGGACAGTTCCATTGCTGAAGTGAGTGACTAATACATTTGGACGACCAATGACTCAAGCAAAATGTCTTGACAAGTCTGACTTATATGGCCTCCTGGAAAATCAATCTACCAACCAAATGCATTCACAATCTTTCCATAGCCTGGGTACTAAACTATATATGCATTCGACAAGGCTTCATTACTTaaatttttgtcatttagcagacactcttgtccagaacatcagtcagtgcattcaacttatGTAAGATGACCAAATATCACAGTAAATCCTTGTCTTCCTCATGCATTCCAATACCAGAGTTTCAGACCAGTACCTACTCTGTCATGAAGTCATGACCTggctcctccatctccttctcccccacacacagaggggtgtgtaAGGCCTCTAACCGGGGCATGGTCACATGGTTGATGGAGGGCCATTTAGGCATGTCCCTGACCAGAAAGTATCTCCATAGTATGGGGTCTCTGACCATAGCCCTCCAGTAGCTACTAGTGGCCCCCAGACGACAGAGGTCCACAGGAGACAGCAGGGTCATGATTAGGAACTGTAGGTCCACCTGtagtgagagagatggggagagaaggagagtattGAAAGTATTGAATCTGCTGGTTGATGATGGTGCATACGACTGTTTTGATGAGTCTACACATCAGGGTCATATTCACCAAACATTCATAGGCACCACCAAACAAAAGAAAATGGACTTGGACTACCTGAACTGGTCCAATAAGAAAGGCTCTGGCCAAACAGTATTTAtcctgcagtagtttatgtgtcgggtatagctggagtatttatcctgtcttatccggtgtcctgtgtgaatttaagtatgctctctctaattctttctttctctctctcgctcttggaggacctgagccctaggaccatgcctcaggactacatggcacgatgactccttgttgtccccagtccacctggccatgctgctgctccaactgttctgcctgcggctatggaacactgacctgttcactgtgattactattttttgaccatgctggtcatttatgaacatttgaacatcttggccatgttctgttataatctccacccggcacagccagaagaggactggccaccgctcatagcctggttcctctctaggtttcttcctaggttttggcctttctagggagtttttcctagctaccgtgcttctacacctgcattgcttgctgtttggggttttaggctgggtttctgtacagcactgtgatatataaatatatttgattaatAGGTTACCCACCCAATGCATAAGGATGACCAGTACATTTATCAAATGTCCAATAAATTAAAATATTCCACGTTACTTGCCCTATACTCACAGCATGTTATGGCATTTCTCATTTGATCCccacaacaaaaaaaatctaatcttGTAAAGTAGCCAACTGGCGTTTATAAGGCCTGTATCTTACGGGTAAACAGTCCAAAAAGCCCGGCGGTGCATCTTCACTGGTGACTTCTGCTGCATGCGCCGGATCACTGACGTTTTCCCTTGCATTGAAGTACTTCTCTCGGAAATGTCTGAGACTTCGTATAACTACAGATTCGTCGCTCTGACTTTTCCCTGACATCTTGCTTTTGATTTGGTAAGAATGATAATGCGTCTGCGCTGTCCTCTATGTGCTAAACATTTATAAAAGCTCAAATAGGGTGCCAACTACTGCGAAAAGTGAAGTTGACAACGAAGctgacgtttcttgtagttggtaGTTCGCCCACTTCCTTGTTGTTGGCGTGAAAGAGGTGCATTGTGGTTATTGTAGTTATACAGTGCAATACGTTTCACAACTCATTTTGAAAccaacatacagtatttattttcaatgacgacaaAATTAAATGAAAAACATTTTCCTTCAAAACGAACACCACAGAGATTCTCCATTTAAATGCATACTATCAAAATATCAAAGTTTCCATCACTGGGACATTACTCCTTGTCAAAGTGTGGGCAAAAAAAAGTATGTTTTATAAGTGAGAAAAAGAAGTCGCATATTACAAAGCTGATATCTTAAACAAAACTGTACATACTCGAAAATGTTCATGAATCCATCAGTCTCCAACTCCGTGTATTCCCCACCTTGactttaatatatatttatataaatgcaattcaatttaaaaaaataaaaacaaataaataaaaacagttgcTGTGCGATGTCTCATTACCAGGTGGATTATCATTAATCTTCAAACAatctttgttttattttttgtaaCAATGTGTTATTTTCTTAATCTTTTAATATTATTATTCTACCACATTCTCAGAGCATAACACATGCCTGTCCAACAGTCCAGAATCTGGAAGATAAGTGCTTCTTTCAGGAGACACGGAGAATAAAATTTTGTTAACATCCCTCCATACCCTTGCCCCTTCATTCTTCCCCAACCTTGCCCACCTATTTCAGCCAGAGCCTTTCAGAACGGGAAAAAGTTCCTCATAGaaactgatctaaggtcagattcccccctccccctctcttaatGCTTAGCATTACAATTTGGAGTTTGAGcatctgatccaatatcagtCCCTATGGGCAACTTGTACACAGAGCCATTCCCAGTTCACTGTAAGATACTAAGGATCTCCTTGGCATTCTCAGTGTTCCAGCCCTGGCCCTGAAGAGGGCCCTCACAGGCCAGCACGTATTTGTGCAGGATCTGTGTCCCAATGTCCCGGAAGTGGAGCCGGTCCTCTTTGCGTTCTGTGGAATCAACGCTGCAGTCCTCGTACTTCACTGCCCAGAAACACATCTCCCCGATGTACATCATCGTCAACAGGTGGGTGTCTGAAAAAATGCCTGTTGGAAAAACAAAATCAGACAATTTCTCATCCCTTAAAAAAATAGTGAACAAAACAAGGATGTAATATAAATCAAGTAAAGAAAAAGGTTGTCTTGATAATGTCAACTAAACAAATGTGTAACATTGGCACAATATTAAAAACAAGCCATAACAATCCAATGATGCATACCTTCAGCCAGGAAGTTGGCGGTAGCAGAGTCATGAAACACCACCCCATCGTTGAGCTTCACAGAGTTCCTCACCTGCAGCATCCTCATCAGGTAACGTACACCCTCCTGAAGACACTGAAAAAAGACAAACTGAGAATGAATAACCAGCACTCTGCTAGTGGTAGGAGCACTGAAATTCAAGTCATGCTTGCTATATCAAGTTAGAAGTTGGCCAAATGAGTGGAGGTGCCCCTACCTTGAGGAAAGTGGCCTTGTTCTTCTTGATCCACTGCTTGCGTTGGTGGAGGGTGTGGCAGTACATGTAGAGCAGTGCTCCACGTCTCCAGTAGAGGCATTCCAACACCTCTAGCCCCAAGACTGACTGcacctggaacagagagagcTGTCAGTTAACAATAGTGTGTGTAATAATATTTGGAcgataaatacacaacgcagagacAAGAGTACAAGAATAGAACTAATCAATGTAGTGTTTTTTTTCCTGTAATAGGGAATTATTGATCAATGGTTCAGAGACATGTGAGGACTATGTCTTCTGAAATAGGATatttgttatttggccattggctaGTATTATtacaaggaattctaattggtcaactaCAGGCTAGGGATGGGTCTTATAACTACATGctgttcctctgttctgttccgaGATAATCACTGGAGAGAACCACTTACAgagcatcactgaggacaggAGAGAATGACCATCTACCGCCATGTATGATTTGACCTCTTTGAATAAACCCATTTTCCTCCCCCCGATTTGCTTTGGAGTtggtgttattgaagaataagaAATTGCTAACTAGTGAACAAAATACTCTGTGCATATGAGGACCTTGGCACTTGCATTGCCCTTCATGAGGGGCTGAATCTCTTGCACACACCTCTTGGGCCGGTGCCAGCCTCCCTGCCAACACCTCTGGCTCTGTGAGGTCCTGCAGCAGCTGTTGGATCTTAAATGGCGAGCAGTCCTCTGGGAACTCCTGGTCCACCAGCTTGTTCTCCTCATAGAACGTGATGTCCAGgatcacctacacacacacacacagaatatacACTTGTCTCATTCTTCACTTTAACACAAATATGATTTGACAATTATAGTTGTGCAATTCATCCATTGAGGTCTGGTGTGCTTATTCACCGTATTAATTTATCGATTTTTGGTTAACATTTGACAGGTATCACATGCCACCTTCAACTCTAATGCAGGTGAATTACAGACTTTTTGTAGAGCCTAGATTTGTCCACAAGCTGTTGGCCAATTCTTCCATCAATTAGGCAAAGGGTGCAAGAAAATCTCTATCTCCACCTGGCTCTTGTCACCAACCTATGTTGGTTATGGTGGGTGGGGATGATGTGGATAACTCAGACTGTGGGTTGGAAGTTGTCAATGTCTGTAGCAAATGTGTCAAGTCACAGTTATCACTGTACTTTgaaattaacattcaaatctTTTGAATTCTTCTGATTTCAATATTTGTGGCTTG
This window encodes:
- the lg04h5orf51 gene encoding UPF0600 protein C5orf51 homolog; this encodes MADDCRRQGFELERRIFELDNKCASLRTEKQDDDYLQNASAILDKLKSFYRQGGESSSLPKLLQDYTQVILDITFYEENKLVDQEFPEDCSPFKIQQLLQDLTEPEVLAGRLAPAQEVQSVLGLEVLECLYWRRGALLYMYCHTLHQRKQWIKKNKATFLKCLQEGVRYLMRMLQVRNSVKLNDGVVFHDSATANFLAEGIFSDTHLLTMMYIGEMCFWAVKYEDCSVDSTERKEDRLHFRDIGTQILHKYVLACEGPLQGQGWNTENAKEILSILQ
- the fbxo4 gene encoding F-box only protein 4, with translation MSGKSQSDESVVIRSLRHFREKYFNARENVSDPAHAAEVTSEDAPPGFLDCLPVDLQFLIMTLLSPVDLCRLGATSSYWRAMVRDPILWRYFLVRDMPKWPSINHVTMPRLEALHTPLCVGEKEMEEPGHDFMTDYLKGYPACRQQWFPQRPPYSVVTSFLQSLVPTATEPRYAMFGPGMEQLDVSMVTKLMHTPDVLLVAGIPQRQINGIGSGISYVYKNQHKFNILTLYSTNRAERERARMEQQSVSNKLFIQEGRDQSGHPHFSPTPQVQEVCQAVDGFIYVANAEPGRGDDGEVEWAQIQALVDPALGSSSRPLLVLSCVSREEPDQIRTTSSNSTRTPCVDMAQRLCLPMLPNPWMVQDTVAESLSGVLDGISWLLGCSGLRL